A genome region from Aestuariivirga litoralis includes the following:
- a CDS encoding NAD(P)/FAD-dependent oxidoreductase gives MTGMVIIGAGMAGARACINLRAGDYEGAITLIGEELHLPYDRPPLSKASIMEEAEPSPVWLLEPDIVASLKVDTKLGTHAQKIDAAAKQVILGDGSKLPYEKLLLATGAKPRRLPMAGGEHALTLRDHRDTLELRSRFTAGKRIVVIGGGFIGLELASSAIKRGCIVTLIEAQPRILMRGVPEPIAKIVHDAHVKAGVDMVTGVGIAGMSATSVTLNDGREIAADTIIAGIGASPEIKLGQDAGLAIENGIACDAGMRTSDPDIYAAGDCASFPHGLFGGRRIRLEAWRSAQEQAATAITNMLGGAKAHVSVPWFWSDQYDLSLQIAGMADMGPKTITRQSSADVLVLFHLAEDGTLMGASGIGLGNSVGRDIKMAEMLIAKQAKPAAEQLADPAFQLKSLLRP, from the coding sequence ATGACTGGAATGGTAATTATTGGCGCTGGCATGGCCGGCGCGCGGGCCTGCATCAATCTGCGGGCGGGCGACTATGAGGGTGCGATCACCCTGATCGGTGAAGAGCTGCATCTTCCCTATGACCGGCCGCCCTTGTCCAAAGCCTCGATCATGGAGGAAGCGGAGCCTTCACCTGTCTGGCTGTTGGAGCCCGATATCGTGGCCTCGTTGAAGGTAGATACAAAGCTCGGCACCCATGCGCAGAAGATCGATGCAGCGGCCAAGCAAGTGATCTTGGGCGATGGCAGCAAGCTGCCCTATGAAAAGCTGCTGCTCGCCACCGGTGCCAAGCCGCGCCGCCTGCCGATGGCGGGTGGTGAACATGCGCTCACTTTAAGAGATCACCGCGACACGCTGGAACTGCGCAGCCGCTTCACCGCGGGCAAGCGCATCGTCGTCATCGGTGGTGGCTTCATCGGACTGGAGCTGGCCTCATCGGCGATCAAGCGCGGCTGCATCGTGACGCTCATTGAAGCCCAGCCCCGCATCCTGATGCGCGGCGTGCCGGAACCCATCGCCAAGATCGTGCATGATGCGCATGTGAAGGCGGGTGTGGATATGGTTACGGGCGTCGGCATTGCCGGCATGTCGGCCACAAGTGTGACGCTGAATGATGGCCGCGAGATTGCGGCAGACACGATCATTGCCGGCATCGGCGCATCGCCCGAAATCAAGCTGGGGCAGGATGCCGGTCTCGCCATTGAGAATGGCATTGCCTGCGATGCCGGTATGCGGACGTCTGATCCCGATATTTATGCGGCAGGCGATTGCGCCTCTTTCCCACATGGCCTGTTCGGCGGGCGGCGTATCAGGCTGGAAGCCTGGCGCTCGGCGCAGGAACAGGCGGCCACCGCCATCACCAATATGCTGGGCGGCGCCAAAGCCCATGTTTCCGTGCCGTGGTTCTGGTCGGATCAATATGATCTGTCACTGCAGATTGCCGGCATGGCCGATATGGGCCCGAAGACCATCACGCGGCAAAGCTCGGCCGATGTGCTGGTGCTGTTTCATCTGGCCGAAGATGGCACCTTGATGGGGGCCAGCGGCATTGGCCTCGGCAATTCGGTGGGGCGCGACATTAAGATGGCGGAAATGCTGATTGCCAAACAGGCCAAGCCTGCGGCGGAGCAACTGGCCGATCCGGCCTTCCAGCTCAAGTCGCTGTTGCGGCCCTGA
- a CDS encoding phosphomannomutase, producing the protein MTAKFGTSGLRGLAEDLIGAPSVDHVRAFVRHLKTKRLMKAGDAVGVAHDFRASSAALHENVSQALAAEGMAEIFYGAVPTPALAFEAMRKKRASIMITGSHIPADRNGIKFYRPDGEISKADEQAIVAGVAKLKPAKAGKISKKEGTPEKFVARYVSAFANKPLKGMRVGVYQHSTVARDMLVSLLEKAGAEAVALARSDVFIPVDTEAVSNETLALIKGWCAGGRFDAIVSADGDGDRPLVADEKGQVLRGDLVGLITARFLKAQTVVTPITSNSGLDAHMKKPAIRSKVGSPFVIDEMLKAKKRAAKAIVGFEANGGFFTLSNFKLGNGTFTALPTRDCFLPILAILAAARKAKRPVSGFAAGFALPVALADRLENFPLTSSQSLMSRLQDNAALADFFGPFGTMAKVDRLDGLRVMLNDSSIIHLRPSGNAPEFRVYVEAKTQNEAEKLLKAALARIASAR; encoded by the coding sequence ATGACAGCCAAATTCGGAACCAGTGGTCTGCGCGGCCTGGCGGAAGATTTGATCGGCGCGCCGAGCGTGGACCATGTGCGTGCCTTCGTCCGACATTTGAAGACGAAGCGGCTGATGAAGGCGGGCGATGCTGTGGGTGTGGCCCATGATTTCCGCGCGTCGAGTGCGGCACTGCATGAGAATGTTTCGCAGGCTTTGGCCGCCGAAGGCATGGCAGAAATTTTCTATGGCGCGGTGCCGACGCCGGCGCTGGCCTTTGAAGCGATGCGCAAGAAACGCGCTTCGATCATGATCACCGGATCGCATATTCCGGCTGATCGTAACGGCATCAAATTCTACCGGCCTGATGGCGAGATCAGCAAGGCGGATGAGCAGGCGATTGTTGCCGGGGTGGCCAAGCTGAAGCCTGCGAAGGCTGGAAAGATTTCGAAGAAGGAGGGCACGCCGGAAAAGTTTGTCGCGCGTTATGTTTCGGCCTTCGCGAACAAGCCGCTGAAAGGCATGCGGGTTGGTGTGTATCAACATTCCACCGTGGCGCGCGACATGCTGGTGAGCCTGCTGGAAAAAGCGGGCGCTGAAGCTGTTGCGCTGGCCCGGTCTGATGTGTTCATTCCGGTTGATACGGAAGCGGTCTCAAATGAGACACTAGCGCTCATCAAGGGCTGGTGTGCGGGCGGAAGATTTGATGCCATCGTTTCCGCCGATGGTGACGGGGATCGGCCATTGGTGGCTGATGAAAAAGGTCAGGTGCTGCGTGGCGATCTGGTCGGGCTGATTACAGCGCGCTTCCTGAAGGCGCAGACAGTGGTGACGCCGATCACATCCAATTCGGGATTGGATGCGCATATGAAGAAGCCTGCGATCCGCAGCAAAGTCGGGTCGCCTTTCGTAATTGATGAAATGCTCAAAGCCAAGAAGCGCGCGGCGAAAGCCATTGTGGGGTTTGAGGCTAATGGTGGGTTCTTCACACTCTCCAATTTCAAACTTGGCAATGGCACGTTCACGGCCTTGCCCACGCGCGATTGTTTCCTGCCGATCCTGGCCATTCTGGCTGCAGCGCGAAAAGCGAAACGCCCGGTTTCGGGATTTGCTGCAGGCTTTGCGTTGCCTGTTGCGCTGGCTGACAGGCTGGAGAATTTCCCACTCACGTCATCGCAAAGCTTAATGTCGCGCTTGCAGGATAATGCAGCACTCGCTGATTTCTTCGGCCCGTTCGGCACGATGGCAAAAGTTGATCGGCTTGATGGTTTGCGCGTCATGCTGAATGATAGTTCTATCATTCATCTGCGCCCGTCGGGCAACGCGCCGGAATTCCGCGTCTATGTGGAAGCAAAGACGCAGAATGAGGCGGAAAAACTGCTCAAGGCGGCGCTGGCCCGCATTGCCAGTGCGCGGTAG
- a CDS encoding serine hydrolase domain-containing protein, whose translation MTSPKATLANWRTAPFSQWAFGHVDELIPVATIAAAQPAELPLGASLNTAAIASFDEILAETETDGFMVLQGGKIIHESYRHGDAKTRHILFSVSKPVTGILAGILVGQGKLDPEALVTRYVPEVKNSAYGTATVRHVLDMTVGVSFGEDYFDTKGAFAHYRDAMLWNPPNPDFGGQGLHAFLATLPPNGSPHGEAFHYVSPNCDLLGWIVERAGAAPIAQLLSALLWKPMGAAHDAYITVDAQGASRTAGGMCMTLADMARFGELIRLNGKAQGQQIVPESWIADIWHKGDPVAWQKGDMTGLFPQGRYRSQWYVSDEKRTALCAIGIHGQWIYIDPNAELVIAKHSSQQTPEDTRLELLNLTLFEAIAASLKS comes from the coding sequence ATGACAAGTCCAAAAGCAACGCTCGCCAATTGGCGCACGGCGCCGTTCAGTCAATGGGCCTTTGGCCATGTGGATGAACTTATTCCCGTGGCCACCATCGCCGCAGCGCAGCCTGCAGAACTTCCACTTGGCGCAAGCTTGAACACCGCCGCGATTGCGTCTTTCGACGAAATACTCGCAGAAACTGAAACCGATGGCTTCATGGTGTTGCAAGGCGGCAAAATCATCCATGAATCCTACCGTCACGGCGATGCGAAGACACGCCACATCCTGTTTTCAGTCAGCAAGCCAGTCACCGGAATCCTCGCCGGCATCCTCGTCGGGCAAGGCAAGCTCGACCCTGAAGCCCTTGTCACGCGCTATGTGCCCGAAGTCAAAAACTCAGCCTATGGCACAGCCACAGTGCGCCATGTGTTGGACATGACCGTCGGCGTTTCATTTGGCGAAGACTATTTCGACACCAAGGGCGCCTTCGCCCACTACCGCGATGCCATGCTGTGGAATCCACCCAATCCGGATTTCGGCGGCCAAGGCCTGCACGCCTTTCTCGCCACGTTGCCACCCAATGGAAGCCCGCATGGCGAAGCCTTCCACTACGTTTCACCGAACTGCGATCTTCTCGGCTGGATTGTCGAACGCGCCGGCGCAGCACCCATCGCGCAGTTGCTCTCCGCGCTGCTATGGAAACCCATGGGCGCCGCCCACGATGCCTATATCACCGTTGATGCCCAGGGCGCATCGCGCACCGCTGGCGGCATGTGCATGACCTTGGCTGACATGGCCCGCTTCGGTGAACTGATCCGTCTGAACGGCAAGGCTCAAGGCCAGCAGATCGTGCCGGAAAGCTGGATTGCCGACATCTGGCACAAGGGCGATCCCGTCGCCTGGCAGAAAGGCGACATGACGGGCCTGTTCCCCCAAGGCCGCTACCGCTCGCAATGGTATGTCTCGGATGAAAAGCGAACAGCCCTTTGTGCCATCGGCATCCATGGCCAGTGGATTTATATCGACCCGAACGCCGAACTGGTTATCGCCAAACATTCATCCCAGCAAACCCCCGAAGACACGCGCCTCGAATTGCTGAATCTCACTTTGTTTGAGGCGATCGCCGCCAGCCTGAAATCCTGA
- a CDS encoding crotonase/enoyl-CoA hydratase family protein, translating into MNTKLSIRPRDSAEFPNWDFPTLDIEFDAESKSFWMYYKADTPPCYTLQTINDIVDVRESLRALFRDLGPKRFPVRYFVMASKRDGIFNLGGDLATFAESLRKNDRSAFRRYGHAAIDGLYGLLQGFDLPIVTLALIQGDALGGGLEAALAEDFLVAERRAKMGVPEVAFNTFPGMGAASTMTRRMGAAWAEEVMTSGKIFSAGDLHAQGLIDVLAENGEGRARLLKWIEGGEKRFSDLRAVAQNRRNTMPISYEELIAVNDEWGECCYMVEPTDVRHMERLVAAQKRKTGTAGRAQ; encoded by the coding sequence GTGAATACCAAATTGTCGATCCGGCCCAGAGATTCAGCGGAATTTCCCAATTGGGATTTTCCAACACTCGACATTGAGTTCGATGCTGAATCGAAAAGTTTTTGGATGTATTACAAGGCCGACACGCCGCCGTGCTACACGCTGCAGACGATCAACGACATCGTCGATGTGCGCGAGTCGCTTCGCGCTCTGTTTCGCGATCTGGGGCCAAAAAGGTTTCCTGTGCGCTATTTTGTTATGGCGTCCAAGCGCGACGGCATTTTCAACCTGGGTGGGGATCTCGCCACCTTCGCAGAATCGCTCCGCAAGAATGATCGCTCCGCCTTCCGCCGTTATGGTCACGCGGCCATCGACGGCCTCTATGGCCTCTTGCAGGGATTTGACCTGCCGATCGTCACATTGGCTTTGATTCAAGGCGACGCCTTGGGCGGCGGCCTCGAAGCCGCCCTTGCCGAAGACTTTCTGGTCGCTGAACGCCGCGCAAAGATGGGTGTGCCCGAAGTCGCATTCAACACTTTTCCAGGCATGGGTGCCGCCAGTACGATGACCCGCCGGATGGGCGCAGCCTGGGCAGAAGAAGTCATGACCTCAGGCAAGATTTTTTCTGCGGGCGACCTTCATGCTCAAGGCCTGATTGATGTTTTGGCGGAGAATGGCGAAGGCCGCGCCCGCCTGCTGAAATGGATTGAGGGCGGTGAAAAGCGCTTCTCTGACTTGCGGGCGGTGGCCCAAAACCGGCGCAACACAATGCCGATCAGCTACGAGGAGCTGATTGCAGTCAATGATGAATGGGGCGAATGCTGCTACATGGTTGAGCCGACGGATGTCCGGCACATGGAACGGCTGGTTGCGGCACAAAAACGCAAAACCGGCACGGCCGGCAGGGCGCAATGA
- a CDS encoding putative bifunctional diguanylate cyclase/phosphodiesterase, with protein MISRIKTRLRQRRSAKALPADTYANLVGSLFGTMGSFISAMLAGLIGPTVAYIRTGHFFFAYLAAALCLATAFRVYIMVAYKARGERHERNIAQWELLYALGAISFMLLIGINGAALIWIHADRIAQFFGLIILLGCIGAIAGRNAARPSIVVGQVVALTLPLCVAFWREGGGWNIGLSALMILIMVSVISTTKFLNRHLLKAILSSREEKIQKERFDTALNNMAQGLCMSNGTGSLSVVNRRFTELFDIQQDLVGSETSELAQKIVSSLQAEEFEGLTFVAGFERFIAHPNPGVFTVAMKDHIYDFKCERMTDGGLLIVAEDVTEMRIAARKIEHMAMFDSLTGLPNRFQFRNQMQEASDRIVESGGFSVLYIDLDRFKEVNDTLGHPIGDKLLVMVAQRLRNALKRANVVARFGGDEFVVLIDEVLFMSGLEVLCKRVIDTLSAPYRVDEHMIIIGASIGTATAPHDGRSADDIIKKADMALYHAKASGRGCYSHFTISMDERAREKRQIENELRDAIRNNELEVFYQPIVNSRTGKIKACEALLRWHRADGTFTQPSVFIPIAEETGQIVEIGNWVLNRACQDAAAWPEDIRVAVNFSAVQFHHGRVVEIVKSALQNSGLAANRLEVEVTETTVIQNADATTITFEELAQLGVRLALDDFGSGYSSLSYLNRFPFHKIKIDRSFVRELNDPKSAAVISAVRHLSDILGLSLVVEGVETKNQLTILSAGGACDIQGFLFSEPRPYAALKTVLASGYIKPDEEASALALLNQSVA; from the coding sequence ATGATCAGCAGGATCAAAACCAGATTGCGGCAAAGGCGGTCGGCCAAGGCCCTTCCGGCCGATACCTATGCCAATCTGGTCGGTTCTTTGTTCGGTACGATGGGGTCGTTCATTTCTGCCATGTTGGCCGGGCTGATCGGGCCAACCGTGGCCTACATTCGCACCGGGCATTTCTTCTTCGCATATCTGGCAGCTGCCCTCTGTCTGGCGACGGCTTTTCGCGTTTATATCATGGTCGCATACAAGGCCCGTGGCGAACGTCATGAGAGAAACATCGCGCAATGGGAGTTGCTCTATGCTCTAGGCGCCATCTCGTTCATGCTGCTGATCGGCATCAATGGCGCAGCACTCATCTGGATCCATGCAGATCGGATAGCCCAGTTTTTTGGGTTGATCATTCTGCTTGGATGCATCGGTGCGATAGCAGGCCGCAATGCCGCCCGGCCTTCCATTGTGGTCGGGCAAGTCGTGGCCTTGACCTTGCCGCTATGTGTGGCCTTCTGGCGTGAAGGGGGTGGCTGGAACATTGGATTGTCGGCGTTGATGATCCTGATCATGGTGTCCGTGATTTCAACCACCAAATTCCTGAACCGTCATTTGCTCAAGGCCATCCTGAGCAGCCGAGAAGAAAAAATTCAAAAAGAGCGGTTTGACACCGCACTGAATAACATGGCGCAGGGCCTTTGCATGTCAAATGGCACAGGCTCGCTTTCCGTTGTCAACCGGCGCTTCACTGAACTCTTTGATATACAGCAGGATCTTGTTGGTTCTGAAACATCGGAACTGGCACAAAAAATTGTCTCGTCACTGCAAGCCGAGGAATTCGAAGGGCTCACTTTTGTTGCCGGCTTTGAGCGCTTCATCGCGCATCCCAATCCGGGTGTGTTCACCGTGGCAATGAAAGATCACATTTACGATTTCAAGTGCGAACGCATGACCGACGGGGGGCTGCTCATTGTTGCCGAGGACGTCACCGAGATGCGCATTGCCGCGCGAAAAATCGAGCATATGGCCATGTTCGATTCTCTCACGGGCCTTCCCAACCGGTTTCAATTCAGAAATCAAATGCAGGAAGCGTCCGACAGGATCGTTGAAAGCGGCGGCTTTTCCGTACTCTACATCGATCTTGATCGCTTTAAGGAGGTCAATGACACACTCGGTCATCCCATCGGCGACAAGCTTCTTGTCATGGTTGCACAACGGCTGAGAAACGCCTTGAAGCGTGCCAATGTCGTGGCCCGGTTTGGCGGCGACGAATTTGTCGTCCTGATCGATGAAGTGCTGTTCATGTCGGGGCTTGAGGTCCTCTGCAAACGAGTGATCGACACATTGAGCGCCCCTTACCGTGTGGATGAGCACATGATCATTATTGGCGCCAGCATAGGAACAGCAACCGCCCCGCATGACGGCCGCAGCGCCGACGATATCATCAAGAAAGCCGACATGGCACTTTACCACGCCAAGGCCAGCGGCCGTGGCTGCTACTCGCATTTCACGATTTCCATGGACGAGAGGGCGCGCGAAAAACGCCAGATCGAAAACGAATTGCGCGACGCGATCCGCAACAACGAACTGGAAGTATTTTATCAGCCAATCGTGAACAGCCGCACCGGGAAGATCAAGGCCTGCGAAGCTCTGCTGCGCTGGCACCGCGCCGATGGCACCTTTACCCAGCCCAGTGTTTTCATTCCGATTGCAGAAGAAACCGGCCAGATTGTTGAAATTGGCAATTGGGTTCTTAATCGCGCCTGCCAGGACGCGGCAGCATGGCCTGAAGACATTCGAGTCGCCGTTAATTTCTCGGCAGTTCAGTTCCATCACGGCAGGGTGGTTGAAATCGTAAAATCCGCTTTACAGAATTCAGGACTTGCCGCGAACAGATTGGAAGTTGAAGTCACCGAAACGACTGTCATTCAGAACGCCGATGCGACGACCATCACATTCGAAGAGTTGGCGCAACTGGGCGTAAGACTCGCGTTGGATGACTTTGGCTCGGGCTATTCCAGTTTGAGTTATCTCAACCGTTTCCCGTTCCACAAAATCAAGATTGATCGCTCATTTGTGCGCGAACTCAACGACCCGAAGTCGGCGGCGGTTATTTCCGCTGTCCGTCATCTTTCTGATATTCTGGGCCTTTCGCTCGTGGTTGAAGGAGTCGAAACGAAGAACCAGCTCACCATCCTGTCAGCCGGCGGCGCTTGCGACATTCAAGGCTTCCTGTTCAGCGAGCCAAGGCCATACGCCGCGCTCAAGACAGTTTTGGCAAGCGGTTACATCAAGCCTGATGAAGAGGCGAGCGCCCTCGCTCTTCTGAATCAGAGCGTCGCCTGA
- a CDS encoding glycosyltransferase yields the protein MTDRGSPLVFSIANFGRRTVAKYFRREGSSSSANISPSSIQLPVAPALPDVSIIIPVHGQISFTLKCLKSIGESRPNSSYEVIVIDDASDAGDLAILRQVNGIRLIENTSNLGFLRSCNKAASKARGKYFHFLNNDTEVFPGTIDRLVELAAAHPDVGLVGSKFIFPDGKLQEAGGIVWRDASAWNYGRGENPNLPRFNYVREVDYISGASILVPRKVWKALKGFDEYYSPAYYEDTDFAFRVRQHGMRVLYQPRSVVMHHEGVSNGKKLSQGVKSYQVDNHKKFLSRWAEDLQKNHFPVAEHLLRACDHAMHKPIVLIIDHYLPEPDRDAGSRAILALVQSLVDLGCIVKFWPQNGYYTPGYHDILESIGVEVLQVDTLASQLATLGNIGSAGALGLWLKKSGADINAVFLSRPHIAAELLPALQKHARAKIAYYGHDLHFLRLQREAKAMNAPEILGEAAKWEKMERHAWSASDVVLYPSDEEVNTVKELSPRTDVRRLQLYAFSDFIHRTKQPDGSTLLFVAGFGHPPNIDAAIWFVSEIFPHVKKLRPGIRLVIAGSNPRDSVKALAAPDIEVTGTLSAEELVRRYAIAKLAVVPLRIGAGVKLKVVEAMQMGVPLVTTSVGAQGLPGFMDFAAVKDQPQQFAKEILRLLDNPRAALALSKKQSAYVEKMFSYASLRADLRVLLKDLGCPALPGDQMDGAEAASRKARKSRINS from the coding sequence TTGACCGACAGGGGCAGTCCATTGGTATTCTCAATCGCTAATTTCGGGCGCAGGACAGTTGCGAAGTATTTTCGACGGGAAGGGTCGAGTTCTTCTGCAAACATTTCACCGTCTTCGATTCAGCTGCCTGTTGCTCCAGCTCTGCCTGATGTTTCAATCATCATACCCGTGCATGGCCAAATTTCCTTCACGCTGAAATGTTTAAAGTCCATCGGCGAATCCAGGCCGAACAGCTCATATGAAGTGATTGTAATCGATGACGCGTCCGATGCAGGCGATCTCGCAATTCTGCGCCAGGTAAACGGCATCCGGCTGATCGAAAACACAAGCAATCTGGGATTTCTCCGATCTTGCAATAAAGCCGCAAGCAAGGCGCGCGGGAAGTATTTCCATTTTCTGAATAACGACACTGAGGTTTTTCCAGGAACGATAGATCGGCTGGTTGAACTCGCAGCTGCGCATCCGGATGTTGGTCTTGTCGGTTCAAAATTCATCTTTCCCGATGGGAAGCTGCAAGAAGCAGGTGGCATAGTTTGGCGTGACGCTTCCGCCTGGAATTATGGGCGTGGAGAAAATCCCAATTTGCCGCGGTTCAATTATGTCCGCGAAGTCGACTATATTTCGGGCGCTTCAATCCTTGTGCCTCGTAAAGTCTGGAAAGCGCTAAAGGGCTTCGACGAATATTATTCTCCCGCTTATTATGAAGACACCGACTTTGCCTTTCGGGTGAGACAACATGGCATGCGCGTCCTGTATCAGCCGCGTTCTGTTGTCATGCATCACGAAGGAGTGTCCAACGGCAAAAAACTTTCGCAAGGCGTTAAGTCCTATCAGGTCGACAATCATAAAAAGTTTCTCAGTCGTTGGGCCGAGGATTTGCAAAAGAATCACTTTCCAGTTGCTGAACATCTGCTGCGTGCGTGCGATCACGCGATGCACAAGCCGATTGTTTTGATTATCGACCACTATTTACCCGAGCCAGACCGTGATGCGGGGTCTCGCGCAATACTCGCTTTAGTCCAGTCATTGGTGGACCTTGGTTGCATCGTCAAATTCTGGCCGCAGAACGGGTATTACACGCCCGGCTATCACGACATCCTGGAAAGCATCGGTGTCGAGGTGTTGCAGGTTGACACGCTGGCCAGCCAGCTCGCAACTCTTGGCAATATAGGATCGGCCGGCGCTCTTGGACTTTGGCTCAAGAAAAGCGGTGCCGATATCAATGCCGTTTTCTTGTCGCGTCCCCATATTGCCGCCGAACTTTTGCCGGCCCTTCAAAAGCACGCCAGGGCCAAGATTGCTTACTATGGTCACGATTTGCATTTCTTGCGCTTACAGCGGGAAGCAAAAGCGATGAACGCACCGGAAATTTTGGGTGAAGCCGCAAAGTGGGAAAAAATGGAAAGGCATGCCTGGTCGGCTTCCGATGTCGTACTTTATCCTTCTGACGAGGAGGTAAACACTGTGAAAGAGCTGTCGCCACGGACCGACGTGCGCCGCCTACAGCTCTATGCCTTCAGTGATTTCATACACCGCACCAAGCAGCCTGACGGATCAACCTTGCTTTTTGTGGCGGGCTTTGGCCACCCTCCTAACATCGATGCTGCGATCTGGTTTGTTTCTGAAATCTTCCCACATGTGAAGAAACTGCGGCCTGGTATTCGCCTGGTGATCGCTGGTTCCAATCCAAGAGACAGCGTGAAAGCGCTTGCCGCCCCTGACATAGAAGTCACGGGAACCCTGAGTGCTGAGGAACTGGTAAGGCGCTATGCAATTGCAAAACTCGCTGTAGTGCCCCTGCGCATTGGGGCGGGTGTAAAGCTCAAAGTGGTTGAAGCCATGCAAATGGGAGTGCCACTGGTCACGACGTCGGTTGGCGCTCAAGGCCTGCCCGGTTTTATGGATTTTGCTGCGGTCAAGGATCAGCCGCAGCAATTCGCCAAAGAGATATTGCGGCTGTTAGACAACCCCCGCGCGGCGCTGGCTCTATCCAAAAAGCAGAGCGCCTATGTGGAAAAAATGTTCTCTTATGCAAGCCTGCGTGCTGATTTGCGGGTGTTGCTGAAGGATCTTGGCTGCCCGGCATTGCCTGGCGATCAAATGGATGGCGCTGAAGCGGCTTCTCGCAAGGCAAGAAAATCCCGCATAAACTCATAG
- a CDS encoding EamA family transporter, with product MTAGQLLFKRAGGILKDQPLALESFIKFDFAFTLGSALLLYFLATCLWVLVLRDLALSKAYPMMATSFLLVPALAYFQLGESLGAKQLVGLLMIVGGIVLSSF from the coding sequence ATGACGGCTGGTCAATTGCTCTTCAAGCGGGCTGGCGGTATTTTGAAAGACCAGCCATTAGCCCTTGAATCATTCATCAAATTTGATTTCGCCTTTACGCTGGGTAGTGCCTTACTTCTGTATTTTCTGGCGACATGTTTGTGGGTTTTGGTGTTGAGAGACCTGGCCCTGAGCAAGGCTTATCCCATGATGGCGACCAGTTTCCTTCTGGTTCCAGCATTGGCTTATTTCCAATTGGGAGAGTCGCTCGGCGCCAAGCAGCTGGTTGGGCTGCTGATGATTGTGGGCGGCATCGTGTTGTCGAGCTTTTAG
- a CDS encoding class I SAM-dependent methyltransferase encodes MKALDSLRATNNQRILDHLGLLFRGKRLEILDVGCGHGQFLAEAGIKGHSVIGIEPDQDVAEMTRRRMDVKVLSGYFPEGIAPKSTFDVILFNDVFEHLPDPNFMLNACRLHLKTGGIVVINSPDRRGIFYFIATILDKLGISGPFYRMWQVGLPSPHLWYYNPRNIELLSSKHGFQVVSAHPLLPIARKNLWERIRFAKDQSLLLSVLVFVSVWPIISLLRLLPKDSFVAYIGRTEDVLETH; translated from the coding sequence ATGAAAGCGCTCGATTCTCTTCGGGCGACAAACAATCAGCGCATACTGGATCACCTGGGGCTTTTGTTCAGGGGTAAGCGCCTTGAAATTTTGGACGTCGGATGTGGGCATGGCCAATTCTTGGCCGAGGCGGGCATCAAAGGTCATTCAGTGATCGGAATTGAACCCGACCAGGACGTTGCGGAAATGACCCGGCGCCGTATGGATGTGAAAGTTTTGTCCGGATATTTTCCCGAAGGCATCGCACCAAAAAGTACTTTTGACGTCATCCTTTTCAATGATGTGTTTGAGCATCTGCCTGATCCCAATTTCATGCTCAATGCTTGCAGGCTGCATCTTAAGACTGGTGGCATCGTGGTGATAAATTCTCCTGATCGGAGGGGAATATTTTATTTCATTGCTACGATTTTGGATAAGCTTGGCATTTCCGGCCCATTTTATCGCATGTGGCAAGTGGGTCTTCCATCGCCGCATTTGTGGTATTACAACCCGAGAAATATTGAATTACTGAGCTCGAAACACGGATTTCAAGTTGTTAGCGCGCACCCACTATTACCCATTGCGCGAAAAAACTTGTGGGAGCGAATTCGGTTCGCCAAAGATCAATCGCTGTTACTCAGCGTGCTGGTCTTTGTATCCGTCTGGCCAATCATTTCCCTACTTCGGCTCCTGCCAAAGGACTCGTTTGTGGCCTATATCGGACGTACGGAAGATGTTTTAGAAACCCATTGA